In Methanothermobacter sp., a genomic segment contains:
- a CDS encoding 4Fe-4S dicluster domain-containing protein, giving the protein MGGIVIKNELMCSGCGLCVRACQQVHGKKKMKYAEKPVFCRQCSNAPCLSACRVGAVKIINNIPVIDPEMCVGCRLCLEACPEGCIIFEDLVADKCALCLDAEVLIPACIEACPSSLLRVEISKHH; this is encoded by the coding sequence ATGGGCGGAATAGTAATTAAAAATGAGCTGATGTGCTCAGGCTGTGGCCTCTGTGTCAGGGCTTGCCAGCAGGTTCATGGTAAGAAAAAAATGAAATACGCAGAAAAACCTGTATTCTGCAGACAGTGTAGCAACGCCCCCTGTCTAAGTGCCTGCAGGGTTGGTGCAGTTAAGATAATAAATAATATTCCTGTCATTGACCCTGAAATGTGTGTCGGCTGCAGACTCTGCCTTGAGGCCTGTCCTGAAGGATGCATAATATTTGAAGATCTGGTGGCAGACAAGTGCGCCCTGTGCCTTGATGCTGAAGTTCTGATTCCGGCATGTATTGAGGCATGCCCCAGCAGTCTTCTCAGAGTGGAAATCAGTAAACACCACTGA
- a CDS encoding 4Fe-4S dicluster domain-containing protein codes for MNLALQLTRGRDPKTSDRFRVNCVRCSPCDSNCTPARKPGRQEDLDLNSVLGYCELCGECNRVCPAMLPIMEAIDEAKKGDLRAMRTLYESCSGCGRCMEVCPMGVPILDIIGESRGETPERFFIRAGRGPIQDIEIRRMGAPIVFGDIPGVISLAGCSNYPSGERDAQIIAEEFLKRGYLVLAAGCAAMDIPSHLMTRAEHSMRNTLETSIGEDFSTSAHVSGTPMPLEAP; via the coding sequence GTGAACCTTGCACTTCAGCTTACCCGTGGCAGGGACCCCAAAACATCAGACCGTTTCAGGGTGAACTGTGTGAGGTGCTCACCCTGTGATTCAAACTGCACGCCAGCCAGGAAACCAGGAAGACAGGAAGATCTTGACCTAAATTCAGTACTGGGATACTGTGAACTATGTGGGGAATGCAACCGTGTCTGCCCGGCAATGCTGCCCATCATGGAGGCAATAGATGAGGCAAAGAAGGGTGACTTACGCGCCATGAGGACCCTCTATGAAAGCTGCAGTGGCTGCGGTCGGTGCATGGAGGTGTGCCCTATGGGAGTGCCCATCCTAGATATCATAGGAGAATCACGCGGAGAAACCCCTGAAAGATTCTTCATAAGGGCAGGCAGGGGGCCGATACAGGATATAGAGATAAGGAGGATGGGTGCCCCGATAGTGTTTGGTGATATACCCGGTGTCATATCACTGGCAGGATGCTCCAACTACCCCTCAGGTGAAAGGGATGCGCAGATAATCGCAGAGGAGTTCCTCAAAAGGGGCTATCTAGTACTTGCAGCAGGATGTGCGGCCATGGATATACCCTCACACCTGATGACGAGGGCAGAACACTCTATGAGAAATACCCTGGAGACTTCGATAGGGGAGGACTTCTCAACCTCGGCCCATGTGTCGGGAACTCCCATGCCATTGGAAGCGCCATAA
- the cdhB gene encoding CO dehydrogenase/acetyl-CoA synthase complex subunit epsilon yields the protein MTAWNPALTSIRNATVMPPEMVALTIKKSERPLMVVGSLVNDLPHDILDRIVKIIKKGKMEVALTGGSSLRINELRRKNIIGVIELVNNLKNPDWEGFDGNGNYDLVCFIGVPYYIGSQGLSTLKAFAPHLKTVTLCRYMHPNADISYPSMKYTEWLRWLDKLIVALEQ from the coding sequence ATGACCGCATGGAACCCAGCTTTAACATCAATAAGGAATGCAACCGTCATGCCACCAGAAATGGTTGCATTGACAATAAAAAAATCTGAAAGACCACTCATGGTGGTGGGGTCACTGGTAAATGACCTTCCCCATGATATACTGGACAGGATAGTTAAAATAATAAAAAAAGGGAAAATGGAGGTTGCTCTAACAGGAGGGTCCAGTCTCAGGATAAATGAACTGAGAAGGAAAAACATAATAGGGGTAATCGAACTTGTAAACAACCTCAAAAATCCTGACTGGGAGGGCTTCGATGGAAATGGCAATTATGACCTTGTATGCTTCATAGGTGTTCCCTATTACATAGGTTCACAGGGTCTCTCAACCCTCAAGGCCTTTGCACCCCACCTTAAAACAGTGACCCTCTGCAGGTACATGCATCCAAATGCAGACATCTCATACCCCAGCATGAAATACACAGAATGGCTCAGATGGCTCGATAAACTCATAGTTGCCCTAGAGCAGTAG
- the sucC gene encoding ADP-forming succinate--CoA ligase subunit beta has translation MKFYEYSAKEIFRNEGIPVPEGSVARTPQEASEVAESMGSEVAIKAQVLTGGRGKAGGIRFATPEAAADVAADLLASRVKGEEVKSVLVERKIPIDREFYVSVVIDRAARMPLIMASSEGGVDIEELAAESPEKIVRYHVNPLDEFLPYEAREIARKMGLESELIPKVGAVIWKLYHLFKKYDARLAEINPLVLSGDDVIAADAKLEVDDDSIYRHREFMELDEYEPEEFAFVKLEGDIAVIGNGAGLTLTAMDLIKLKGGEPATFLDIGGGASEDIIRRAINLVISHHDVKVVFLNVLGGITRADDVARGVVNALKDAERDVPLVIRLTGTNEEEGQRILKDAGIPFETSLERAAEKAVEISKAL, from the coding sequence ATGAAGTTTTATGAGTACAGCGCCAAGGAAATATTCAGAAATGAGGGCATACCCGTCCCTGAGGGATCCGTCGCCAGGACCCCCCAGGAGGCATCTGAGGTCGCTGAGAGCATGGGCTCGGAGGTTGCCATCAAGGCACAGGTCCTCACAGGTGGCCGGGGAAAGGCGGGGGGTATAAGATTTGCAACACCAGAAGCTGCAGCTGATGTTGCTGCTGATCTACTTGCATCCCGGGTTAAGGGAGAGGAGGTTAAATCTGTCCTGGTTGAAAGGAAGATCCCCATCGACAGGGAATTCTATGTGAGTGTAGTTATTGATAGGGCAGCCAGGATGCCCCTTATAATGGCAAGCAGTGAGGGGGGAGTTGATATTGAGGAACTTGCAGCAGAATCCCCTGAGAAGATAGTGCGTTACCATGTAAACCCTCTTGATGAGTTTCTCCCCTATGAGGCAAGGGAGATAGCAAGGAAGATGGGCCTTGAAAGTGAACTCATACCGAAGGTGGGGGCTGTGATATGGAAGCTCTACCATCTCTTCAAGAAGTACGATGCGAGGCTTGCTGAGATAAACCCCCTTGTACTTTCAGGTGATGATGTTATTGCAGCAGATGCAAAGCTTGAGGTGGATGATGACTCCATCTACCGTCACCGTGAATTCATGGAACTGGATGAGTATGAACCAGAGGAGTTCGCCTTTGTTAAACTTGAGGGGGACATTGCAGTGATAGGGAACGGTGCAGGTCTGACACTCACAGCCATGGACCTCATAAAACTGAAGGGGGGTGAACCCGCCACCTTCCTTGATATAGGTGGTGGTGCCTCAGAGGACATCATAAGAAGGGCCATAAACCTTGTAATATCCCACCATGATGTGAAGGTGGTGTTCCTGAATGTGCTTGGCGGTATAACAAGGGCAGATGATGTTGCAAGGGGTGTTGTGAATGCCCTGAAGGATGCCGAGAGGGATGTGCCCCTTGTAATAAGGCTCACAGGAACCAATGAGGAGGAGGGTCAGAGGATACTCAAGGATGCAGGGATTCCCTTTGAGACCTCCCTTGAGAGGGCCGCTGAGAAGGCTGTTGAAATATCAAAGGCCCTCTGA
- a CDS encoding 2-oxoacid:ferredoxin oxidoreductase subunit gamma, with translation MRKEIRIAGFGGQGVILAGIVLGKAASLYDGLYAVQTQSYGPEARGGASRAEVVISDEEIDYPKVQSPDILVAMSHQALLTYMDDLKSGGTLIVDPDMVIEDEIRDFVEKRNINYFRAPATRTAEEKVGITIVANMVMIGALTEATGVVSVRAAEEAIKSSVPPGTEEKNIMAFQAGRELIMEGQK, from the coding sequence GTGAGGAAGGAAATCAGAATTGCTGGATTCGGTGGTCAGGGTGTTATACTTGCCGGAATCGTTCTGGGTAAAGCTGCAAGTTTATATGATGGCCTTTACGCTGTACAGACCCAGTCCTATGGACCAGAGGCAAGGGGTGGTGCCTCAAGGGCAGAGGTTGTTATAAGTGACGAGGAGATAGACTACCCCAAGGTCCAGAGCCCTGATATACTCGTTGCAATGTCACACCAGGCACTTCTGACCTACATGGACGATCTCAAATCCGGTGGAACCCTCATTGTCGACCCGGACATGGTAATTGAGGATGAAATCCGGGACTTTGTGGAGAAGAGAAACATCAATTACTTCCGTGCGCCTGCCACCAGGACAGCCGAGGAGAAGGTCGGTATAACCATCGTGGCCAATATGGTGATGATAGGGGCCCTCACAGAGGCCACTGGAGTTGTAAGTGTCAGGGCCGCTGAGGAGGCCATAAAGAGCAGTGTGCCTCCGGGTACTGAGGAAAAGAACATCATGGCATTCCAGGCAGGTCGTGAACTTATCATGGAGGGACAGAAATGA
- the korB gene encoding 2-oxoglutarate synthase subunit KorB encodes MNVKENPYLKYLRRDRLPHIFCAGCGNGIVLNTFFKGMEMAGVDFDSIAMVSGIGCSSRIPGYVKCDSLHTTHGRPIAFASGLKLANPSLNVVVFTGDGDAAAIGGNHLIHGARKNIDLTVICINNSIYGMTGGQISPTSPEGSFGTTAPYGALEEPFDLSELVKAAGASYVARWTAAHPLQLANSIKKGLKNRGFSFIEAVSQCPTYFGRKNRMRSPVEMMKFMKENSINRRKALKMDPEEVEGKLIIGEFADAPRPELCDRIYEMIKEKSGKIDIIKSAYRDD; translated from the coding sequence ATGAATGTAAAGGAAAACCCATACCTCAAGTACCTTAGGAGGGATAGACTCCCCCACATATTCTGTGCAGGCTGCGGTAACGGTATAGTGCTCAACACCTTCTTTAAGGGCATGGAGATGGCCGGAGTTGACTTTGACAGCATTGCAATGGTTTCAGGTATAGGCTGCTCATCAAGGATCCCTGGTTATGTTAAATGCGATTCGCTCCACACAACCCATGGGCGGCCCATAGCTTTCGCAAGCGGGCTCAAACTTGCCAACCCCTCCCTGAATGTTGTGGTGTTCACCGGGGATGGTGACGCCGCAGCCATCGGTGGAAACCATCTCATACATGGGGCAAGAAAGAATATTGACCTAACAGTTATCTGCATAAACAACAGCATATACGGGATGACCGGGGGGCAGATAAGCCCCACATCCCCTGAGGGGAGTTTCGGTACCACGGCACCATACGGTGCACTTGAGGAACCATTTGATCTTTCTGAACTCGTCAAGGCCGCCGGTGCAAGTTACGTTGCAAGATGGACAGCCGCCCACCCCCTGCAGCTTGCAAACTCCATAAAGAAGGGACTCAAGAACAGGGGTTTCTCGTTCATAGAGGCCGTTTCACAGTGTCCAACCTACTTCGGGAGAAAGAACCGGATGCGGTCCCCGGTTGAGATGATGAAATTCATGAAGGAGAACAGTATCAACCGGCGGAAGGCCCTCAAAATGGATCCCGAAGAGGTCGAGGGAAAACTCATCATCGGTGAATTTGCTGATGCACCGCGCCCTGAACTATGTGACAGGATCTATGAGATGATTAAAGAGAAATCCGGAAAAATTGATATAATCAAATCAGCCTACAGAGATGATTGA
- a CDS encoding 2-oxoacid:acceptor oxidoreductase subunit alpha, with protein sequence MTEEYFIQGNDACARGAISAGCRFFAGYPITPSTEIAEEIAVLLPREGGVFVQMEDEISALGAVIGAVWGGVKGMTATSGPGFSLMQEHIGYAAMTETPLVIVDVQRGSPSTGQPTMASQSDMMQARWGSHGDYEIIALSPSSVQECFDFTVRAFNLAEEYRVPVVVLSDEIVGHMREKITIPERVEIRKRKSPKSPPGEFIPFKPQGDFIPEMPAFGDGYRIPVTGLTHDERGYPDASNPEGHEKLVKRLCDKILNHRDKIVDVKGEYTDDADITVISYGAPSRSVATAVKMARSEGVKAGYIKINTPWPFPETEIRKAAESSRKLLVVEMNLGQMFYEVQRVASGMAEVELLPKIGGEIHHPDEILNKILGMK encoded by the coding sequence ATGACTGAGGAGTACTTTATTCAGGGAAATGATGCCTGCGCCCGTGGTGCCATAAGTGCCGGCTGCAGGTTCTTTGCAGGTTACCCCATTACACCATCCACAGAGATAGCTGAGGAGATTGCAGTTCTTCTTCCAAGGGAAGGCGGAGTCTTTGTTCAGATGGAAGATGAGATCAGTGCCCTCGGGGCAGTTATAGGTGCTGTGTGGGGTGGTGTTAAGGGAATGACCGCCACTTCAGGGCCTGGTTTTTCCCTCATGCAGGAGCATATCGGCTACGCTGCCATGACAGAAACCCCACTCGTGATTGTGGATGTCCAGAGGGGTTCACCTTCAACCGGACAGCCAACAATGGCATCACAGAGTGATATGATGCAGGCACGATGGGGTTCACATGGGGACTATGAAATAATAGCCCTCTCACCATCCTCTGTGCAGGAGTGCTTCGATTTCACTGTGAGGGCATTCAACCTTGCAGAGGAATACCGGGTGCCTGTGGTGGTCCTCAGCGACGAAATAGTTGGTCATATGAGGGAGAAGATAACCATACCCGAGAGAGTGGAGATCAGAAAGAGAAAGTCACCCAAAAGTCCCCCCGGTGAGTTCATCCCATTCAAACCACAGGGAGACTTCATCCCTGAGATGCCAGCCTTTGGGGATGGGTACAGGATACCTGTGACAGGACTCACCCATGATGAGAGGGGATACCCTGATGCTTCAAACCCTGAGGGCCACGAGAAACTCGTGAAGAGACTCTGTGACAAGATACTGAACCACAGAGATAAGATAGTAGATGTTAAGGGTGAGTACACCGATGATGCAGACATAACGGTCATCTCATACGGCGCACCCTCACGTTCAGTTGCAACCGCAGTTAAGATGGCCAGGTCCGAGGGTGTGAAGGCGGGTTACATCAAGATAAACACACCATGGCCGTTCCCTGAGACTGAAATCCGGAAAGCAGCTGAGTCATCAAGGAAGCTTCTGGTTGTCGAAATGAACCTGGGGCAGATGTTCTATGAGGTTCAGAGAGTTGCCTCAGGCATGGCCGAGGTGGAACTGCTTCCAAAGATTGGTGGTGAGATCCACCACCCCGATGAGATCCTAAACAAGATTCTGGGGATGAAATGA
- a CDS encoding ferredoxin family protein, translated as MIKINSDLCKGCDICREFCPEGVYVRSEKLNRKGVHEPIPKNLDKCTGCKLCMLICPDQAIVVYDDD; from the coding sequence ATGATAAAGATAAATTCAGATCTCTGTAAGGGATGTGACATATGCAGGGAGTTCTGCCCTGAAGGGGTTTATGTCAGGTCGGAGAAACTCAACAGAAAGGGCGTGCATGAACCCATCCCTAAAAATCTGGATAAATGTACGGGATGCAAGCTATGCATGCTCATCTGTCCTGATCAGGCGATAGTGGTGTATGACGATGACTGA
- a CDS encoding dihydroneopterin aldolase family protein, protein MEPGEEYFSNLSDRERAIFEGGISMGALFHQFVGTPVNLETVDGLEGAIAESIKLQPAIKDAEVHIDRDMVREAAGEFGYASLTGEMLRVRLTVEYGSSRITVCLEYLDELRYPLMYVKD, encoded by the coding sequence ATAGAACCGGGAGAAGAGTACTTTTCAAATCTATCAGACCGGGAAAGAGCCATATTTGAGGGTGGCATAAGTATGGGTGCCCTTTTCCACCAGTTCGTCGGAACCCCTGTTAACCTTGAAACCGTTGACGGCCTTGAGGGTGCAATTGCAGAATCCATAAAGCTTCAGCCAGCAATCAAGGATGCGGAGGTCCATATAGACAGGGATATGGTAAGGGAGGCTGCTGGAGAATTCGGTTATGCCTCTCTCACAGGGGAAATGCTAAGGGTGAGGTTAACGGTGGAATATGGTTCATCAAGGATTACTGTCTGCCTCGAGTACCTTGATGAACTGAGATATCCCCTCATGTATGTGAAGGATTGA
- a CDS encoding class E sortase yields the protein MRLATFLIIAGMFIVSLYALLEVSFYSSQVIVQNPDIRAPVIEIPSINLQETINNRSVFYGVYHEPMSYPPGNRTVILFGHRTLYGSPFLKLDKLKPGDEVRLNWPGVGLASYRVNRSFIVPASYQIPVNQGARLFLITCHPLGSTRERLIVECQLEDMEPYQRNLKVENPKRYYSLFIILGFLGGGLLITRLYPVYEDRRLLLAAVISLTLFLLLAYIFPIPPEFISEKLIEFNSIFGL from the coding sequence ATGAGGCTGGCAACTTTTCTTATAATTGCAGGCATGTTCATAGTGTCACTCTACGCCCTTCTTGAGGTGAGTTTCTACTCCTCACAGGTAATTGTTCAGAACCCTGACATCAGGGCGCCGGTAATTGAGATACCATCCATTAACCTCCAGGAGACCATCAACAACCGATCCGTTTTCTATGGAGTCTACCATGAACCCATGTCCTATCCCCCTGGTAACAGAACCGTCATACTCTTCGGGCACAGGACACTCTACGGTTCACCCTTCCTGAAGCTTGATAAGTTGAAGCCAGGGGATGAGGTTCGTCTTAACTGGCCAGGTGTTGGCCTTGCGAGTTACAGGGTTAATCGATCATTCATCGTACCAGCATCCTACCAGATCCCAGTGAATCAGGGGGCGAGGCTATTTCTCATCACATGCCACCCCCTTGGATCAACAAGGGAGAGGCTGATAGTGGAGTGTCAGCTTGAGGATATGGAGCCCTACCAGAGAAATCTCAAGGTGGAGAACCCCAAGAGGTACTATTCGCTCTTCATAATACTTGGATTCCTTGGGGGAGGTCTTTTGATCACCAGACTCTATCCTGTTTATGAAGATAGGAGGCTTCTCCTTGCAGCGGTAATAAGCCTCACACTCTTTCTGTTGCTGGCTTACATATTCCCTATTCCGCCAGAATTCATATCAGAGAAGCTCATTGAATTTAACTCAATATTTGGACTGTAG
- a CDS encoding DUF515 domain-containing protein, translated as MLDKIKGNDKDKKNNPPDLRKNRGKDDSKIGDRLKGLVGKFGGGGDSDKKKPRPMPKPRPRLKSREESKVRKPPEKPLKGDEKPKPRLTPPPTRPGGPSGGIGRKIPEEDQKTLVGALVFGVILMVLAGAGYYFLVYQPYQEVLQNAKATKIAEVNALFKGPLATDPQKQAILAQIDAAVTPEEALAVDVVGPATQSWRTYQNQQINIKKDRVGRVMVNYTDNGQEKRVIMKVADAKKFVSQADATVLSNTQIQTPDTVAVPIMITRLQAAGGLISVGNMVDVYLNQNATGNNTSTATSTPRISGATVLAILRSKDSGTVDARILNSQRLTLNTITSQSENERTSSTDVEQLLRAAASGGLNEAEINAILQNYGIRLSDYERSSNLGELDANYLIILEVPREDVLFLIQNMNSIVLTVPTQNAPEWMIRELQRIYG; from the coding sequence ATGCTCGATAAGATTAAAGGTAATGACAAGGATAAGAAGAATAACCCTCCTGATCTCCGGAAAAACAGAGGAAAAGATGACTCAAAAATTGGGGACAGACTCAAAGGGCTTGTGGGTAAATTTGGTGGTGGTGGGGACTCGGATAAGAAAAAACCCAGACCAATGCCAAAGCCAAGGCCACGGCTGAAATCCCGTGAGGAGTCAAAGGTCAGAAAACCCCCTGAAAAACCTCTCAAGGGTGATGAAAAGCCCAAGCCCAGACTTACACCCCCACCTACACGACCTGGAGGTCCATCTGGGGGTATAGGTCGAAAAATTCCGGAAGAAGATCAGAAAACCCTCGTTGGTGCCCTTGTATTTGGTGTTATTCTCATGGTTCTCGCTGGTGCAGGCTACTACTTCCTGGTCTATCAACCATACCAGGAGGTGCTGCAGAACGCCAAGGCCACTAAAATCGCTGAGGTGAACGCACTCTTCAAAGGTCCCCTTGCAACTGATCCCCAGAAACAAGCCATCCTTGCGCAGATAGATGCCGCTGTTACACCAGAAGAGGCCCTAGCAGTTGACGTTGTGGGTCCCGCAACACAGTCGTGGCGTACCTATCAAAACCAGCAGATAAATATCAAGAAGGACCGTGTCGGTAGGGTTATGGTTAATTACACAGATAACGGCCAGGAAAAGCGTGTGATAATGAAGGTGGCTGATGCAAAGAAATTTGTTAGCCAAGCCGATGCAACCGTACTTTCAAATACACAGATCCAGACCCCTGATACCGTTGCCGTCCCAATAATGATCACAAGGCTGCAGGCTGCAGGTGGCCTTATAAGTGTCGGTAACATGGTCGACGTCTACCTCAACCAGAACGCCACCGGAAACAATACATCAACTGCAACGTCAACACCAAGGATAAGTGGGGCGACTGTGCTTGCGATTCTCAGATCCAAGGATAGCGGTACAGTGGATGCGCGGATACTCAACAGCCAACGATTAACACTGAACACCATCACCTCACAGAGTGAAAATGAGAGGACATCATCGACAGATGTGGAGCAGCTCCTGAGGGCAGCTGCCTCCGGTGGCCTGAATGAAGCCGAAATCAACGCTATACTCCAGAACTACGGTATAAGGCTTTCTGATTATGAGAGGTCATCAAATCTGGGAGAACTGGATGCCAACTACCTCATAATACTTGAAGTCCCCAGAGAGGATGTCCTCTTCCTGATACAGAACATGAACAGCATCGTTCTGACCGTGCCAACACAGAACGCCCCTGAATGGATGATCCGGGAGCTGCAGAGAATATACGGCTGA
- a CDS encoding archaetidylserine synthase, whose amino-acid sequence MNDKKITSFISLPDLLSILNASSGYFSILMSINGFFDIASILMLLAVLFDSLDGWVARRTGRVDTQGFGKNMDSLSDVISFGVAPAILIYLTSADFRYVNILVGLLIVICGILRLSRFNVLTGGGKNFTGLPIPVAAVVISSFYLTGFYSDKVVGPLMLAVSILMVSSIEYPRVGYKIAPAALILILAAIVTGLIGMGTGPTAIMLFMVTVAYIAVPITPMRRDLNAR is encoded by the coding sequence ATGAATGACAAGAAAATAACATCCTTCATATCATTACCTGATCTTTTATCAATTTTAAATGCATCTTCAGGTTACTTTTCCATTTTAATGTCCATTAATGGGTTTTTTGATATTGCATCTATTCTGATGCTTTTGGCTGTCCTTTTTGATTCACTTGATGGTTGGGTTGCACGCCGAACTGGTAGAGTGGATACTCAGGGATTTGGCAAAAACATGGACTCCCTTTCAGATGTAATCTCATTTGGTGTCGCTCCAGCTATCCTTATTTATCTAACAAGTGCTGATTTTCGATATGTTAATATATTAGTAGGTCTCTTAATAGTAATATGTGGCATACTGAGACTCTCAAGGTTCAATGTTCTCACAGGGGGTGGGAAAAACTTTACGGGACTCCCCATACCCGTGGCGGCGGTTGTTATATCATCATTTTATCTCACAGGATTCTACAGTGATAAGGTTGTGGGGCCCCTGATGCTCGCTGTCAGTATCCTAATGGTCAGCAGCATAGAATATCCTCGTGTGGGGTATAAAATAGCCCCTGCTGCTTTAATACTCATACTGGCAGCAATTGTAACGGGTTTAATTGGAATGGGCACTGGTCCCACAGCTATCATGCTTTTTATGGTCACTGTGGCATATATTGCAGTGCCTATAACACCAATGAGACGTGATCTGAATGCTCGATAA
- a CDS encoding archaetidylserine decarboxylase: MFVKGVAKRVSFLISVATIPFLLGYHTVSILMFTLIAFIMQFFRDPERNTPTEDNLIVAPADGRRLSGGIDRIKCVGSDYPLIDRIFPDSGEGILISTFMSPFDVHVNRAPVSGRVIYTEHFDGKFRIARSRILTENERNLIVIETEHGNVGVVQIAGFIARRIVQYVNEGDHVEMGSRIGMIRFGSRVDLILPQNCEVLVKTGSRAVAGETVVARFIRLNETTNI; encoded by the coding sequence GTGTTTGTGAAGGGCGTTGCAAAAAGGGTCAGTTTCCTCATAAGTGTGGCCACCATCCCATTTCTCCTCGGCTACCATACGGTCAGTATACTCATGTTCACTCTTATAGCCTTCATAATGCAGTTCTTCAGGGATCCTGAAAGGAATACCCCCACTGAAGACAACCTAATAGTTGCCCCCGCAGATGGAAGGCGCTTATCAGGTGGAATAGACCGCATAAAATGTGTGGGATCCGATTATCCTCTTATTGACAGGATATTTCCTGATAGTGGTGAAGGTATTCTCATAAGCACCTTCATGTCTCCATTTGATGTTCACGTCAACAGAGCCCCTGTCTCAGGAAGGGTGATATACACAGAGCACTTTGACGGTAAATTCAGGATTGCACGTTCACGTATACTGACAGAAAATGAAAGAAACCTTATTGTAATAGAAACAGAGCATGGTAATGTCGGTGTAGTGCAGATAGCAGGGTTCATTGCAAGGAGGATCGTGCAGTACGTAAATGAGGGGGACCATGTTGAAATGGGAAGCCGTATAGGTATGATAAGGTTTGGCTCCAGGGTAGATCTTATACTGCCACAAAATTGTGAGGTACTTGTGAAGACAGGTTCAAGGGCTGTTGCAGGGGAGACCGTAGTCGCAAGGTTCATAAGGCTGAATGAGACCACAAACATATAG
- a CDS encoding rod shape-determining protein, whose translation MFSFGKKKSEEKQERKSAITNTLGIDLGTLNTVVAKPAGDKFDIYKIPSVVAVKKEDPSYVLAVGEEAKMMLGRTPEDIIAVRPLRKGVIESVAQAEALLVYAMEMGAGDSESIDRIVIGIPGDASEVERNAVEEIGKKAGANYVLVISEGLAAAIGAGLPIAEASGTMVVDIGAGSSDIVVISLGGITDIETIRVGGDDIDSNLVELVKEKYNVEIGIHEAEKAKIEVGMVKCDEDLENLKTVVIGKCMETNKPKKVEIDSEMVAEAAEPVVKGIVDSIAAVLERLSPELISGVYNKTIVVGGTSQLRGLRERILDEVGIPAEISDDPMTVVAKGAAIVAAEPRALEPEVRLKAMK comes from the coding sequence ATGTTTTCATTTGGAAAGAAGAAATCTGAAGAGAAACAGGAAAGAAAGAGTGCAATTACCAATACACTCGGAATAGACCTGGGCACCCTCAATACCGTGGTTGCCAAACCAGCAGGGGATAAATTTGATATCTACAAGATTCCCTCTGTGGTAGCCGTCAAGAAGGAAGACCCATCATATGTCCTGGCAGTGGGTGAAGAGGCAAAGATGATGCTGGGAAGAACCCCTGAGGACATAATCGCTGTGAGACCACTGAGGAAGGGTGTTATTGAGAGCGTTGCACAGGCAGAGGCCCTCCTTGTATATGCAATGGAGATGGGGGCGGGAGATTCTGAGTCCATTGATAGGATAGTTATAGGCATACCAGGGGATGCCTCAGAGGTTGAAAGAAATGCCGTTGAGGAGATAGGAAAAAAGGCCGGCGCGAATTATGTCCTAGTTATAAGTGAGGGTCTTGCAGCCGCCATAGGGGCCGGATTGCCCATAGCAGAGGCATCGGGGACAATGGTTGTTGACATAGGGGCTGGTTCAAGTGACATTGTTGTGATATCCCTTGGAGGCATAACTGACATTGAGACAATCCGTGTCGGTGGGGATGATATTGACTCCAACCTTGTTGAACTGGTGAAGGAGAAGTACAATGTTGAGATAGGCATCCATGAGGCAGAGAAGGCAAAGATAGAGGTTGGAATGGTCAAATGTGATGAGGATCTTGAAAACCTTAAAACAGTAGTTATAGGCAAATGCATGGAGACAAACAAACCTAAAAAAGTTGAAATTGACTCTGAAATGGTTGCAGAGGCTGCTGAGCCAGTTGTAAAAGGTATAGTGGATTCCATAGCAGCAGTCCTTGAAAGACTCTCACCTGAACTCATCTCAGGGGTCTACAACAAGACTATAGTGGTGGGTGGAACCTCACAGCTCAGGGGCCTCAGGGAGAGGATACTGGATGAGGTTGGCATTCCTGCTGAGATATCAGATGACCCCATGACAGTGGTTGCCAAGGGAGCCGCAATAGTTGCTGCAGAGCCAAGGGCACTTGAACCTGAAGTAAGGCTCAAGGCAATGAAATAA